One genomic segment of Helianthus annuus cultivar XRQ/B chromosome 14, HanXRQr2.0-SUNRISE, whole genome shotgun sequence includes these proteins:
- the LOC110909335 gene encoding pentatricopeptide repeat-containing protein At4g39952, mitochondrial, which translates to MKHHLLHTTSCSSYMYTYKKVISLCIHGRPHYHHHHFFHSSATTTNLILHHINNFLSLRPPTPLQTLTKHHAFIITTGNHSNNVFISSKLISLYANLHHPTSSTQVFHSFHGYKDIFLWNSIIQAHFSNAMYSQCLHFYNSMRVFTPLLPNQFTVPIVVSACSEIRDLVAGMIVHGLVFKVGLFDDSGASFVYMYSKCGCVESARQVFDEMPVRDVVAWTALVIGYVSNGESDNGLRCVFEMYRADERPNFRTLEGGFQACGDLEVVYAGRCLHGAAVKSGLGCSVPVKSSILSMYSKCGSLEEACLSFCEVDVKDIKSWTTIIGVYGKWGCVRRCLSGFMEMLAYGIIPDPMVVSCVISGLANSTCTSAGKTFHGFMVRRNYHQDQMVHNALVSMYCKFGLISYAENVFKSARILDKEVWNAMVHGYGKVRNGAKCINLFAKMLDFGLDPDPYSLVSALSSCSEVREMNIGRCLHGYAVKRLMNEHVSVSNSLIDMYGNIGELETAKRLFCRTDKDVITWNTMISTYTRHGRYSEAFSLFNKMILQGTKPTASTLISMLSACTHMASVEKGIQIHKYIEENQQEMLLSNVTVATALVDMYAKCGQLEKSKNIFKKMTERDVISWNVMISGYGLHGDATSAIDMFREMELSNVKPNELTFLALLSACNHAGLVDEGKSLFGRMVDYYSLKPSLKHYTCMVDLLGRSGDLGEAENLVLSMPVGVVPDGGLWGALLSACKIHNNHEMGTRIAKRAIECEPTNDGYYIILANLYDSIGMWEDAERVRKYMKERGVEKAVGWSAV; encoded by the coding sequence AtgaagcatcatcttcttcacacTACCTCTTGCTCTAGTTACATGTATACATACAAGAAAGTCATTTCACTTTGCATTCATGGCAGAccacactaccaccaccaccatttctTTCATTCTTCCGCAACCACCACCAACCTCATACTTCACCACATCAACAACTTCCTATCTCTACGCCCCCCTACACCCCTCCAAACACTCACAAAACACCACGCTTTCATCATCACCACAGGCAATCACTCCAACAACGTCTTCATTTCTTCTAAACTCATCTCCCTTTACGCCAATCTCCACCACCCCACTTCATCCACACAAGTTTTTCACTCATTTCATGGCTACAAAGACATCTTCCTTTGGAACTCCATCATCCAGGCCCATTTTTCCAATGCTATGTACTCACAGTGTCTCCATTTTTATAATTCCATGAGGGTTTTTACTCCTCTTTTGCCTAACCAGTTTACTGTTCCCATCGTTGTTTCCGCTTGTTCGGAGATTCGGGACTTGGTTGCTGGTATGATTGTACATGGCCTGGTGTTTAAAGTTGGGCTTTTTGATGACAGCGGGGCTTCCTTTGTGTATATGTATTCGAAATGCGGGTGTGTGGAGAGTGCAcgccaggtgtttgatgaaatgcctgtgAGAGATGTGGTTGCTTGGACTGCGCTTGTTATCGGGTATGTGAGTAACGGTGAGAGTGATAACGGATTGAGGTGTGTTTTTGAGATGTATAGAGCGGACGAGAGGCCGAATTTTAGAACGTTAGAAGGTGGATTCCAAGCCTGTGGCGATTTGGAGGTGGTGTATGCTGGTCGATGCTTACATGGAGCAGCTGTAAAATCTGGACTTGGATGTTCGGTTCCTGTTAAATCTTCAATCTTGTCCATGTACTCAAAATGCGGATCTCTTGAGGAGGCTTGTTTGTCGTTTTGTGAAGTTGACGTGAAAGACATAAAATCATGGACGACGATTATCGGTGTGTATGGAAAATGGGGATGTGTTAGACGTTGTTTAAGTGGATTTATGGAAATGCTTGCTTATGGGATAATTCCAGACCCAATGGTAGTCAGTTGTGTGATATCTGGTTTGGCTAACTCAACTTGCACATCTGCTGGAAAAACGTTTCACGGGTTTATGGTCCGAAGAAACTATCATCAAGATCAGATGGTTCACAATGCGTTGGTATCGATGTACTGTAAGTTTGGACTGATAAGTTACGCGGAGAATGTATTCAAATCCGCGCGTATTCTTGACAAAGAAGTTTGGAATGCAATGGTACATGGCTATGGTAAAGTAAGAAATGGGGCGAAATGCATAAACTTGTTTGCAAAAATGCTTGATTTTGGCCTCGATCCCGATCCTTACAGTCTAGTATCAGCTCTTTCTTCATGTTCAGAAGTCAGAGAAATGAATATAGGGAGATGTCTTCATGGTTATGCTGTAAAGAGATTAATGAATGAGCATGTGTCGGTTTCAAATTCACTCATAGATATGTATGGTAACATTGGAGAACTGGAAACTGCAAAGAGGCTATTTTGTAGGACAGATAAAGATGTTATCACTTGGAACACAATGATTTCTACTTATACGCGCCATGGGCGTTATTCCGAGGCGTTTTCCttgtttaataaaatgattttgCAAGGCACAAAACCGACAGCATCAACACTAATCAGCATGCTTTCTGCATGTACCCATATGGCATCGGTTGAGAAAGGTATTCAGATACACAAGTATATAGAAGAAAACCAGCAGGAAATGCTTTTGTCAAATGTAACTGTTGCCACTGCATTAGTTGACATGTATGCCAAGTGTGGACAgcttgaaaaatccaaaaatatatTCAAGAAAATGACCGAAAGGGATGTAATTTCTTGGAATGTGATGATATCTGGTTATGGGTTGCATGGAGACGCCACATCAGCAATAGATATGTTCCGAGAGATGGAGCTGTCAAATGTTAAACCAAACGAGCTTACTTTTCTTGCGCTTCTTTCAGCTTGTAATCACGCAGGGCTTGTTGACGAAGGAAAATCTTTATTTGGGAGAATGGTGGATTATTATTCTCTGAAACCAAGCCTTAAACACTATACTTGTATGGTAGATCTTCTTGGTAGGTCGGGTGATTTGGGTGAGGCTGAAAATTTGGTATTGTCTATGCCGGTCGGAGTAGTTCCTGATGGAGGTTTGTGGGGTGCCTTGTTAAGTGCCTGTAAAATTCACAACAACCATGAAATGGGTACTCGGATTGCAAAACGAGCAATTGAATGTGAGCCGACGAATGATGGATATTATATAATCCTTGCAAATTTGTATGATTCTATAGGGATGTGGGAGGATGCTGAAAGGGTGAGAAAGTATATGAAGGAAAGGGGAGTTGAAAAGGCAGTTGGTTGGAGTGCAGTGTGA